The DNA region AGCGGTCACGCCGCGTCTGACCTGCAGGTTCTCTGAATGTCGATCCCCGTGACGTATTTCCGATGACGCATCATGTGGAGTGCGTTGCCATCCTCGAACCGGTCGCGACGGGCTGCTGACCTGCGGTTCTGTGCGTGCGTATTGTGTGCGGTGTGTGCGTTACGGGCGATCTCGTGACACTCGTTCGACGCTTTTTCTGATGGAGCGTCAGGCGCGTTGGGGCGGTGCTGCTGGTGCGCGACGTGGTTTCCGCTACGTCGGGTGCTCGGGTCGACAGCCCGGCGGAATCACGGGCGGCAACGGCGATGACTGTGATGCATTGCGTCGTCGAGGGCCGTGGCCATCGGTAACAGGGGAAGGCGCTGACCGCGCACTTCTTCTTCCACGGCCACTTGTACTCAGGCCAGTTGACGGATGTGCCCGTCCTCGGTCCAGTCCTCACCGGCGGCGTTGGGCCCCAGCGGCTGCCTCCCAGTGGAGCGCCGCCCAGATGGGTGCTGCTCCATCCGTACGCCTCGGCCCGGGTGACGGCCAGGCTGAACACGTCCTCGTCGGCAAGGTCGTGCTCGGCTAGGACCCGGTCGATCCATGGATGCCGGTGGAAGACGCCGTGCAGACCCATGAGAAGGGTCGGATCGGCTGCCAGGTATGTGTCGTCACTGCGCTCTATCCGCCCCCCACACGCCAGAGTGACCGCCTTGGTGACTGCCTTCTCCGGAGAGTCCGCGGCGGATCAGGTCGATGTCGTCGACGCTAGGCGCCACCGGGGCTTCCCGTGGTTCCCGCACATCTTTCGAGCGTTGGCCCGGCGCGAGCGGGCGCCCTTGCCGTCGGCCCCGGCCTCCCCGTGGCGGGGCGCAGTGGCGGTGCCGGGGGATTGTGGTGATCCTGGCAGGGGAACGTGGCTGTCTTCGCACGGGCCATGTGCGTCGGTGGCCGCGCCGAACAGGAAGGCTACGGCCATGACAGCGATGCCGAACAAGACGCCGCCAGGGCACAGGGAGCCCGGCAGTGCGAAGATCGATGGTGCGTCCCAGGTCGCCGGGGCCCTGCTGATGCTCAGCGGGCCGCTCAGCATTCTTGTGGGGGCATCCGGTATTGCGGAGGACAACCTGTTCGCCGCCTCGACCAGGTACGCGTACCGGTTCGATCTCACTGCCTGGGGCGTGATTCACCTCGTGGTCGGTGTGGCGCTCGTCGTGGCCGGTCTGGCAATCCTGGCGAACAAGAGCTGGGGGCGCGGTGCCGGTGTGGCGGTGGCAGGGATCAGCCTGATCACCCAGTTCATGTTCGTTCCGTACTACCCGGCGTGGGCCATCCCCGTCATGGCACTCGACCTCGTGATCCTTTTTGCGCTGACGAGGTTCCACGTCGGAACCAGCGGCGGTCGGTGAACCGGCCGTGCCACCGGTGATGGGTCAACGGTTGGCGTTGCCGCCCGGTGCGCGCCGGGCGAAGGCGTACCAGAACGCGGCCTCCTCCTCTTCGCCCTCCGCGTGCGCGACGTCGCCCAGGAGGGTGAGTACGGCCGGAGGGAGCGGGTGTGGTGTGGGGGTGGGGCTCGGGGTGGCGGTGGGCTCGGGGGTGGGAGGGGGCATCGGGTCGGGGGTGAGTGGGAGCGTTGCGTGGGGTGGATTTGGGGTGTCGTTGGGGGGTGGGGTCGGCAGGGTGGTGTGCGGTCCCTCCGGCCCCTCGGGCCTTTCCGGCCCCTCCGCGTCGTCCGCAGGCAGCAGTGGCGCGTAGATCTCGCGGGCCCGGGTCTGCTGTCCTGCGCTCAGCAGTAGTTCCGCGTAGACCTCGCGGGCGTCGGCCTCGGTGTCGGGGTCTCCGTGTTCGATGGCCTGCTCCAGCCAGGGGTACGCCTCCTCCGGTCGGCCGTCCGCTGCCAGTACCCGGCCGAGCAGCAGCAGTGCCTGCGGGCGGTGTTCGGTGTCCTCCGAGCGTGCCAGTGGCAGCAGGGTCTGCTCCGCCTCGGGCAGCAGGCCCAGGCGGAAGAGGGTGCTGCCGAGGTAGCGCCGGGCCAGGGGGGCGACGGACGGGTCGTCCGCGGCGAGGGCGTCGGTCAGTAGACGGCGGGCCGATTCGAGGTCGTTGACGGAGCGCCGGACCACGCCGAGCAGGGCGCCGGCCCAGGGGGTCGTGCGCGGGCCCGCCAACTCCAGTACCGCCTGGAGCAGTTCTCCGGACGCCTGCACCTCCCCGGTGTCCAGCAGGTACTCCGCCGCACGCAGATACGCGAACGCGAGGGCCTCCTCGTCGTCCGCGTCCTCCTCCCGGACCAGCAGCTCGGCCGCCGCGTCGGCGTCCCGGTGCAGCAACCGCACCGCGAGGTAGGCGCGGGCCACCTCGGTGACCTGGGACGGCTCGCCCCCGACGACGGTGCGCAGCAGCCCTTCGGCCCGCTCGGCCTCGCCGTCCTCGATCAGGCACTTGGCCAGCTGGAAGCGTCCGAACTGGGAGGCGGCGCCGGCATCCGCGGCGGCCGCGGTCCGCAACTCACCGATGCCCTCGTCCCGTTGGCCGTCGGCGATGAGTACCGTGCCCAGTACGGCGCGCGCCCAGACCTCGGCCGTGGCGTCGTCCGAGTCGGCCACCACCCGCAGCAGGCTCTCCGCCCGCGCGTAGTCCCCGGCGTCGGCGAGCATGCCGGCCAGGTCCATGCCGGCGATCAGCGACCACTGCGGGTGTCCGGAGTCGATGGCGATGCGGTACGCGCGCTCCGCCTCCTCGACGCGACCGTTCAGGGCGAGGAGGTCACCGAGGAGGTCGGCCGCGCGTGGGCCCTGATGCGGGTGCGCGGACCCGATGACGGCATTGAGGAGTTCGGTCGCCGCCGCCGCGTCGCCGCTCCTGTTGGCGAGCGTGACAGCGAAGTCGACCCGGGCCACCTGGGACCAGTTCGGGTGTCCGGAGTCGATGGCGACGCGGTACGCGCGCTCGGCCTCCTCGACGCGGTCGTCCAGGGCGAGGACGTTACCGAGGACGTTGGCCGCGTACGGGCCCAGGTTGGGGTGTGCCGAGTCGACGACGGCGGTGAGGAGTTCCATGGGCCGGTCCAGGTCGTCGCCCAGGGTCGCGAGCACGATGGCGAACTCGATCCGGGCCATCGCCGACCAGTCCGGATGGCCGGTGGCGATCGCGCGCTCGAACCACTCCTCGGTGGCGGGGAGATCGCCCTGATGGGCGTACCACTCGCCGAGCCCGCAGGTCGCCCGCGGTCCGTGGTTGGGGTGGCCGGAGGCGGCCGCCTCACGCAGCAGGGTCATCCCCTGCTCGATACGGCCCTGCGGGTGCAGCACGACGGCCAGCAGGATCTTGGCGTACGAGGCCAGCAGGGGATTGCCGGAGGCGATCAGCTCCCGCAGGATCTGCTCGGCCTCCTCGGCCCGCCCGCGCACCATCAGCAACTCGCCCAGGCCCACCTGGGCCAGCGGCACCGCGTGGGACTGCCCGCCGGCCAGCACCGAGCGCAGCACCTCCTCGGCGCGGTCCAGCTTGCCCTGGCCGGCCAGCACACCGCCGAGGTTCGCCTGGGCCACCGCGGTGACCTGGCCGGCCATCGACTCGCCCATCGCCCGGGAGAGGATCCACGGCTGCTCGGAGGGCTCCGCCGTACCGCCGCGCGAAATACCCGTCCCCACCCGCGACTTGCCCCGGTCGGGTCCCTGCACCTGCCGGGTACGTACGCCTGCCGCGTCGCCGCCGGCCCCGGAGAGCGCGTTGACCAACTGCGCCTGCGCCTTGTGCGCCACCTCGTCGTCCCCGGCGGCGACGACCGACTCCAGCAGCTGCTCAGCCCGCTCGCTCCTGCCTTCCGTGAAGAGCAGGGCCGCCAGACTGACCTGGGCCAGCTGGGAGAGCTGCGGATCGCGGGCCGCCACGGCGCTCTCCAGCAACTCCCGCGGGCGGACCCGGTCACCGGTCATCATGAGGATCTCGGCCAGCATGACCTGCGCCAGCGGGACCACACTGTCCACGGTGGTCGCGGCCGCGCGCTCCAACCGGTCCGCCGCCGCGGCGAAGTCCGCCCGGTACAGATACATCTCACCGAGCACCAGCGTTGCCCACGCCGCACTGTCCCGGTCGGCCGCGCCGTCCGCGACCCGCAGCAGCATCCGCTCGGCCGTCTCCGACTCGCCCCGGACCAGCGCGGTGTACGCGGTCGGCAGGAGTTCGGCAGCCGTTCGGCGGCCCGCGAGGTACTCCCAGGCGAACCGCGGCACCGCGGCCGACGGATCGTCGTCGCGGGTGTCCAGGTACTCCGAGAGGTACGGAGTGCCGGCGTACCCCGCGGGGCCTTCGGGCGCTCCCGTCCGGTGGAGCAGCGCGATGGTGCCCGCCACCGGTTCGCGGGCCCAGGCCAGACCGGTGCGGTACGCGGCCTCGTCGGCATCCAGGTCCGGACGGTGCGCTGCCATGTACGAGGCGAAGAGCGCTCGCAGTGCGGCCTCGGGAAGTGGCTCGGCCACCCCCATGCGCAGCCAGTCGGAGGCCGCCCTGGCCAGCGCCCAGCCGGCCGGGCAGCTGTCGATCCCGTCCGTGAAGCGCAGTTCCAGGCTGGGCGCGGCGACCATGAGTTCGCCGATGCCCCGGGCCGTGAAGTCTTCCCGGGGGTATGTCTCCCGGGCGGTCGCGGCGTCCTCGGCGGCGAGCAGCGACGGCAGTTCGACGGTGCTCGCCTTGTTCAGAACGGTGCGTGCGATCCGGCCGATGTCGTTCTCCATGCCGGTCAGCGCGGCCCGTTGCTTGGCCGGGATCGTCGCCACGACGGTGACGCCGGGCTCCCGCCGGGCCAGCCGGTCCAGGATCTGCAGGTCGAGTCCGCCGGGCTGGAGGTAGCGGTGCAGATCGTCCAGCCAGAGCACCACCGGGTCGGACCCGGTGGGCAGGCGGAGCCGGCTGAGGTCGTCCAGGATCCGGCGGCCCGAGCTGTCCGGGCGCGGCACCACCAGCCGCGCGCCCGGCATCGTACGGAGCAGCGCTTCGTACAGGGTGCGGGACTTTCCCGCCTTCGAGCGCCCCGCCAGCAGCACGAACCGCCGGTTCGCGAGGAGTTCGTCGAGCCGGTCGTCCTGTGCGCGGCGGGGCACGTACGGAGCACTGCCCCGCGGATCGCCGTCCCCGGAACCGCTGTACTTGGAGCGGGCCACCCCGATGTCGTGCGGGTTCACCTGGCCGACCCGGGGGATCTCGCCGTTCCCGGTCAGCGGGACCCACAGCAGGCTCTCCAGCCTGTCCCTCAGCTCGGTGGTCGTCGCGCCCTTGACGTGCCGCCCGAGCTCCGGCCAGTAGCGGACGAGCGTCTCGACCTTGATCGCGTACGCCGTGCGCCGGTCCACCGAGGTCACCGTGTCGCGGGCGACCAGCATGCCGATGACGCCCCGGCTGTTGACGTCCCACACGGGGGAGCCGGAGAAGCCCTTCTCCAGCCCCCAGCCGGAGTGCGGGGCCGCCTCCACCTGGAGCCACTCGCTGCCCGCGTGGCCGATGATCTCGCCCCGCACCGGCACGCCCTGGCGTCTGTGCTCCTCGGGGTAGCCGTACGCACGGAAACGGTGGTCCCAGGTGCCGGGGTCGGTGGTCCGCAACGGGGCGGGCAGGGCCTCCGGGGGCGCGGGCGCACCGAGTTCGAGCACCGCGACATCGCCCGTCCCGTCCCCGGAGTCGGGATGCCAGCCGCCCGGCACCACCGCGGCGGGCAGCGGATCGTGCGCGGACGCGTACTGGAACCGTACGAAGACCGGCTGCTCGGGCACGCCCGGCGCCCTGCCGGGACGTACGACATGGGCACAGGTCAGCACGTGCCGCGGAGTGACCAGCAGGCCGGCGCCCACCGGGTCACCGCGCTCGGTCCTGCGGATGCTCACCAACCAGGGCGGACGCTCCCAGTCGGGGGACACCGGGCTCAGACCGTGGGGTCCGGAGCGGACCGGGTCCAGTGGACCCTGACCATGAAGTGGCCCTCGACCGCGGTCTTGGCGATCACCACACCGGACTCGGCGTTGAACTTCATCCCGAACTCGATCTCGTACTCGTCCGGTCCCAGCGCCTGGACCGAGTCGATCACCGACCGGATCGCGGGGCGGGCCTGCGCGAGGGCGTCCTCCAGTCGCCGGCCGGCCCGGACGACCTCGCCCGAATCCCGGGAGATCCGTTCGAGCCCCGGCGCGTCATCGGCCACCTCGACCTGCAGCGAGGCTCCGTCCGGCCCGTCGAAGGACACTACCTCGGTCATCAAGTCCCCTTGCGGTAGCGGTTGTTGGATACGATCACGCCTTCCGGTGGATCGATCATAATGGCCGGAACAGCAGATCGGCGCAGGATTCGGGGATGCGATGATGCACCCTCGGTGCGGCCCACGACGGCTTCGCCGAGTCGGCGCACCCGGGGGACGGAGACCGTCGTGAACGATGCCGGACGTGAGATCGCCGCCGCCCTGGACGACGCCGGGACGGGCGGCACGGAAGCCGCGGTCGCACTGCGGGTGCTCGGCCGGGCCTTCCGGTGGGCCGCGTCGGCGCTGGCCGAGGTGGAGGACGGTGCCGGTGGCGCCCATGCGCTCGCCGCTCTGTACGACCTGGACGAGGCGCTGGAGGAGAGCCGTGCACTCGCCGACGCACTGCCCGCACTGCTGGTTGCCGCCATGCCCGGGGACCAGGTCGGCGGCGGCACCGAGGCGCTGATGCGGCAGCTCGCCGAGGTCGCCGACCGGGTCGAGAGCGAACGCGCCGCCCTGGAGAAGCTCGTCGCCACCGAGGAGGCGCTGCGCAGCCGGCTCGCCCGGCACGGGGCGCTGCGCCGGCAGGTCGATGAACTGCGCCGCCTGGAACGGCTGGTGCTCGCCCTGGACGCCCTCCAGGAGCAGCAACAGGTGATCGCGGACCGGCTGGCCGACCTGCGGGGCCGGGACGCCGGGGTCGACGAGGCGCTGCGCACCAGCAGCGACGCCCTTGTGCGACTCTCCGAGGACAGGCTCGCCGCCCTCGCCCCCCAGACCCGGCAGATCCTCGAACGGGCCGCCGCCGCGCAGCGCGCACTGGCCGCGGAGGAGCGCGAGCACGACGAGGGAGCGGCCGAACTCGCCCTGTTCGAGGAGCGGTTGGAGCAGATCAGGGACGCGTGCGGCGCGCGGGTCGCCTCCTTGCAGAAGTACGCGGCCGTAGACCGGGACCTGGCCCGTGCGCTCGGCGCGTTGCCGGAGGCGCCCGCCGGTACCGCCACCGCACGGCAGCGGCTCTCGCTGGCCGAGGTGGAGGCCGCCATGGCCGACATCGAGAGCCGGCTCCGCGCGGCCGACGAGGCGCTCCGGCAGGTGCTGACGGAACGCGAAGCCCAGGAGCGGGACGGGAGGTTCACTGTCCCGTGGGCGGGGTGAGGTGGGCGATCGCCGATCCCGCGGCGTGATGCGCCGCCCCGGCCATCACCAGGCGGGCGGGTCGGGGACGTCCTCGGGCAGGAACTCCGAAGGGGCCGCTCGCCCGGGAGCCTCGGGGTCGTAGCGGGCGGCCATCCGCGCTTCCATGAGCTCCAGCAGTTTGCGCACCGTGCGGGCATTGCCGAACGCGGCCGGGTCGGCCCGACGGGTCGCTTCGAGCCAGGCGGCAGCGCGCTCCGGTACGCCCCGGGCCAGCGTGCAGCGCTCGCTCGCGGCCATGCGGCGGAGGATCTCGATCAGGTCGCCGATGCCGTAGTGGGGGAAGGGCACACGTGTCGTGAAGCGGGACGGCAGGCCGGAGTTGGCGGCCAGGAAGGCGTCGATCTCACGGGGGTAGCCCGCCGCGATCACCACGAGGCGGCCCCGCCGGTTCTCCATCTCCTGGACCAGCGTGTCGATCGCCTCCTTCCCGAAACCCCCGTGCTGGATGTCGCTCACGAGGCTGTAGGCCTCGTCGATGAACAGCACCCCGTCCAGCGCGTCCTGCACGGCCTGCCGCACCTGCCGTGCGGTGTGCCCCAGGTAGGCGCCGACCAGGGAGGCGCGGCCGACCTCCACCACATGCCCCTTGCGCAGCAGGCCCAGGTCGCGGAACATCGCCCCGGCCAGCCGGGCCACGGTGGTCTTGCCGGTCCCCGGCGGCCCGGTGAACAGCAGATGCGGCGGGGCGAACCCGCCCTGGCCCCGGGCCTGTCGCAGCCGCAGCCGGTTGGCCAGGTCCGTCAGCACCTCGCGCACCGGTCCGAGCCCTACGTACGCGTCGAGTTCGGCCAGCAGTTGCGCGGGATCCGGCGCGGGCCGTTGCAGGAAGGCGCGGTAGTTCTCGGGTACGTCCCCGGGGGCGACCGGTTCGTCCACCCGGCCGCGCACGCGGCGGGCCCACTGCTTGAAGACGCTGTCGGCGAGGGTGCGCATGTCGCGGGCGTTACCGAAGGAGTCGCTCCGCGCGTGGTGCATCCCCGTGATGATCTCCCGCAGCCGGTCCTCGGTGTCGGCCGAGGGCCGGGCGCCGCGTTCCGCCAGCCGGCGCAGCGCGATGGTGTGCAGGGTCTGTGGCGGGTAGTCGGGGAAGCGCAGGATGTTGTCCTCGGGGAACCGGCTCGCCAGACCGGGGTTGGCGGCCAGGAACTCCGCCATCTTGTCCGGGTATCCGGCGACGATCACGACCAGCCGGGCGCGGTCGTTCTCCATGCGCGCGAGCAGCGTCAGAATGGCCTCGTCGCCGAAGCCGCCGCTCTGATCACTCAGTCCGTACGCCTCGTCGATGAACAGCACCCCGTCCAGCGCCCTGTCGATCGTCGCGTCGCTCAGCCCCGCCGTCTGACCGATGAAACCGGCCACCAGGTCCCGCATCTTCGCCTCGACGACATGACCCCGGTCCAGCAGCCCCAGATCGCGGTAGAGCTCCCCGACCAGGCGGGCGACCGTGGTCTTCCCGGTGCCCGGGTTTCCGGTGAACACCAGGTGCAAGGAGGGCGGTTCGGCCGCCTCGGCGCGGCCGTCGGCGCGCAGCACCTCCATCGTCTCGACCTCGGCCCGCAACTGCTCGAAGTGCTCCCGGACCACGTCCAGGCCGGGCATGGCCGCCAGCCGTTCCCACGGACCGCGGGGGTCGGCCGGGGTGACGCCCGCGCCCGCGTCGCGTACCGCCGCCGCGCTCAACGCGGTGCCCGGTGGTTCGGCCAGCTCCGCCAGCCACGCCGCCCAGTTGCGCGCCTTGCGGGGATGGGTCGCCATGGCCCGGACGATCGTGTCCAGCTCCCGCCAGTCCTCGATCCGGAGCCCCGACCGGAGCCGCACGGCATGGATCAGCCGCTCCGTCTCGGCCGCCTGCGGATAGTCGATCCTGGCGGTGCCGGGCCGTCCCGGCTGCCTGGCCTGCTCGCGTACGAACGTCTCCAGCAGCGGGTAGTCGTGGCACGTCTCCACGAACTGCGCCACGTCCTCCAGACTGGGCTTCGAGAAGACCAGCACCCACAGATTGCCGTTGTCGTGCTGCGCGGCCCAGTTGGCCATGGCACCTGCCAGGGGCCGCGACGCCCGGTTGTAGCGCAGGTAGTTCTCGGCGTGCGGGACGACGACGGCCGTACGGCCGTCGCGCTGCCGGAGACAGTCGACCAGCGTCATGACGGCGAACGGGTCGGACAGTGCCGAGGCCGGTCGCGGCGGGCCCGTGCGGTCCTGGCGCGGTCCGGGGGCCCCGTCGGGGGTGCCGCCAGGGGGACTGCCGGGGGTGCGTGCACCGGTCACCAGGAGGTTGCCCATCGGCCCCCGCATGCCCGGGGTACGCATCGTGCGCGGCCCGGATGCCGGGACCTGCCGCGCGGCGGGGGACCTGCGGGACAGGTCGCGCGAGGCCGAGTCCCGGAAGTACAGCGGATGGTCCGTCGAGCTGAACACGATTCGCTCGTAGCCGGCGGCCCGCAGTCGCCGCCACAGCACCTGTTCCAGTGTGCACACCTGGTAGGCGCTGTCGACGAAGACATCGTTCACGCCCGGCCCGTAGAAGATGGTGAACGGCTCACCGCTGCGCAGGTCGGCTCCGCCGAACCGTTCCACTACAGGCCCGGAGAAAGCGGAGGAAGCGGGCGGTCCTTCGGTCATGCGCTGCCCTCCGCGGGACGCTCCGAGCGCTCGCGGTGCCTCGCGATGTCGGGCAGCCTCGGGTCGGGTGCCCCCGGTTCGGACACCGGCGCGGCCGGCACCGGGTGGCCGTCGTCCTGGATGGCCCGGATGACCATCTCGGCCCGGTCCTGGAGCTCGGCCTCGGCGGTGGTGTCGTGGTCGTACGACAAGACCCGCACCACGTGCTGCCCGGAGTCCCGGTCGGTCTGCGAGATGTCGAGCACGATCTCGTTGCCGTTCGCATGGCGGAGCTTGGCGTAGTAGGAGCCGCGCGGGTCAGCGTCCTCGTACTCGCCGTCGACGAATTCGTAGTAGGCCATCCCGGAGAGGGCCTGAGTCACCGCGTCCGCCAGGTTCACCCGGATCTGCGAGGACAGATGCCGCAGACACGCCTGCCCCACGGTGTCGCCGAGCGCGTTCTCCAGCCGGGGCGCTTCCTGTTCCCGCAGCCGCCGCAGTTCGTCCGTGCCGGTCCGGTCGTCACGGGCGAGCGCCAGCCCCTGTGCGGTCTCCTGCCGCAGCCGCTCCACCGCGCCGTCCGCCCAGTAGTCGACGTCCACCGTGTACCCGCCCAGCGGCAGCCCGTCGGGGCCCACGACCGGCTGACTCCGGCTGCCCTCGATCGCGTTGTCCACCGTGACCAGGGCGTCGATCGCCGCGATCTGCGCCGTGCAGCGCTCCAGTTCCCGCTGCTCGGTCTCCGCCCGCAGCTCGCTGAGCGAGTGGTACGTCTCCTGCGCCATCGCGAGCGCCGCGTCGAACCTGCCCTGCGCCGCGTTCTGCTCCGCCGTCGCCAGCCGGCCCGTCAGCCGGTCGAGCTCACCGGGCGCGTACCGCTCGTGCAGCCCCGCACGGGCCACCGCCCCGGCCATCGCCTGTGCGTCGGACAACCAGGCCCGTACCAGCTGACCGGCCCGCGTGCGGTCCTCCTTCCACCAGTCGATCTCCGCGGACAGCCGGGCCGTCTCGGCCCGTCGCTCGGCACGTTCCGCCGCGATCGCCTGCCGTACCCGCTCCTGCTGTTCGGCCAGCCGCTGCCGGGTCTCCTGCCGGAGCTGTCCGGCGGACGCGGCCAGCTCCCCGCGCAGTTCCGTGGCCTGCCGGCTGAGCCGGCGCGCGGTGTCGGCCTCCAGCTGCCGGGTCTGCTCGCTCAGCTCCTGGACCATCGACTCGTGCCGCTGCTGCCGCTGCTCGACCTCGGTGAACACCCGGTCGAGGTCGGCCGCGGTCTGCTCCCGCACCGCGTCGATCAGCCGGGGGACATTGCGCTGCACCTCCTTGAGCTGCTGAGCCTTGCGCTGGATGCGGTACCACTCCGACTCGTCGACCTGGATGCGCTTCCTACCGCTCATGGGGTTCCTGTTCTCTGACGGCCTCTCGCGCGGCCTCGGATACGTGGGGAGGTGCCGGGGCGGCCATACGGGCGCGGACGGCGTCGACCGCGCTGTCGAAGGCGCCGACCAGGCCCTGCGGGGGCACCCCGACGAGCAGCGCCTCCGGGCCGCTGACAGCGATCTCGGCGGTCCGCGGCCGGTGCGCGAAGTCGTAACCGCCGCCCGCGTGCCGTGCGGTGAGATGGTGGACCCGCTGGTTGGAGCTGCCGCGCAGCCCGCGTCCGTCGTCCAGCGCGGCCACATACGGGCCGTCGATCAATACGTCGACCTCGGCGAGGAGTTCGGGCACGCCGGGTCCGGGCGGCCGGGTCCGCAGCCGTTCCAGCCGGTGGCCGGTGAAGCAGATCACGGAGACATCCCGGATCTCCTTCGCCGCCCTCGCCACCTCGGCCAGCCCGGCCGCCTGCGCCATCGGCTCACCACCGGAGAAGGTCAGCCCGCCGACGCGTGGATCGGCCAGCAACTCCTCGGCCAGTTCCCGCGGTTCGGCGCTCCGGGCCGGCCGGAAGGGAATCCAGTCCGGCGCCATGCACCCGGCGCAGGACAACGGGCAGCCCTGGACCCACAGCACGGACCGCACCCCCGGCCCCAGCACCTCGGTGCCGACCCGGGTCGCCGCCACGTTCAGCGCGGTGCCGGTCACCGGGGCCACCCGTCGACCGGAGCGGGGCCCGGATCGGCGACATAGGTGAACGACACCCCGCTGACGACGACTCTGCCTCCCGGGGCACAGGTGGCGTCGCTCTGCCGGGCGGTGGAACCGTCCGGCGTGTACCGGATACGGAGATCGATCCGCGGCCCCTGCTCCGTGGCCCGACGCCTGCCGAGCACCTGGCCGTGGCCGCCCACCGTCGGCGGCCCGAGCGCCATCCGGCGTCCCGCCAGCACGATGCGGTCCGGCAGTTGCTCGCCGAACGCGGGTGCCAGCAGCAGCACACCGCGCAGCGGCGGCCGGTTGGTCCGCCGCCACCACAGCCAGACCGTGAGCGCCACCAGCAGAAGGGCGGCCACCAGCGCGGGCAGGAAGACCGCCGACCCCGCGGTCGCCCGCAGCGGCACGGCCGTCTGCCCGACGTGTATCGCGCGGGGTATGTCCAGCTCGACGTCGGGGGCGAGCGGGCGCTCCCACGACGAGCCGACCCGGCCGGTCAGCCGCAGTGCGGCATCGGCGTGTTCGGTACGCCGGTACGGCAGCGGGTTCCCCGCCGGCCGGCCGGTCAGCCGCACCTCGAACGTGCGGGACGCACCCGGCTCCAGGGTCACCCGGCCGGGCAGTCCGGCGACCTCGACGGACGGGCCGGTGATGGATGCCCGCAGGCCGGTGACGGTCAACGGCAGATGACGGGTCGTGGACCGGAGAGTGAGCCTCGCGGTCGCCGAGCCGCCGGTGAGGTCGATCCCGCCGGTGTCCTGCCAGTCGGCGTTCATGCCCCGGTCGGCGTCCCCGGCGAGCAACCGGGCGGCCTTGCGGGCGCGTGCCCGGTCGCCCGCGCGCGCCAGGTACCCGCCGAGGTCCTGGATGCTCTGCGGCCGGAGCACCGAGGTGTCCTGCACCACGTTCCCGAGCAGATCGGCGCCCGTCGCGCCGCTGCTCAACGGCATTGCGTACCCGGCGAGTTCGGTGCGCCGGGCGAGCGCCTGCGCCCGCTTGTGCAGCGCCGTCCAGGGCGCTCCCGAGGCGGTGGGGTAGCGGGAGCCGCGGGGCGGGTGGTGCTCGCCGTCGGTGAGCAGCACGATCGAGGCCACCGGGGAGGCGTCGTCGCGTGCGAGTTCGGTCAGCGCGGCGTTCAGCGCGGCGCCGATGTCGGTGTCACCCGCGGGGTTGGGCCTGGACGGCAGCGCCGACACGATCGCCTCGGTGTTGCCGGCCGCGCCGATGTACCGCGGTTCGGGCCGGGAGTCGAACGTGAACAGCGCGACATGGTCCTTGGGCGTGAGGCCGTCCAGGAACCGGCGCAGTGTCGAACGGACGGTGCCGTACCGGCCGCCCTGCGCCATCGACCCGGAAGTGTCCACGAGGATCACATGGTCGGCCGGCGCCTGGTCCAGCGCGAGCGCCCGGTAGATCTCGGCGCGGGTCGGGTCCTGATCACCGGGTGCCGCGTGCGCGGCCGTCACCGGCGTGGCCGCCAGTAGCGCCGCGGTGAGCACGGCGGCGCAGTTCCGCCCGAACCGGAGCGCCCACGACGGGCTTCTGTGCTTCACAGACGCACTCCCTTGGGATCGGTCCTGAGGTCGGTCGGCAGGTTGCCGAGCGGGAATTCCGCGGGCGCCCCGGCGTCCACCGGGTGCAGCACCAGCCGGGCCGTTCCGTCCACGGCGAGTCGGACACCCACATGGAAACGGTGGTTCCCGTCGCCGCCGGGCAGCGCCAGGGTGCGCACGGGCAGACTCACGGCCCCCTCGGGATCACGCACCC from Streptomyces sp. NBC_01591 includes:
- a CDS encoding CU044_2847 family protein; this encodes MTEVVSFDGPDGASLQVEVADDAPGLERISRDSGEVVRAGRRLEDALAQARPAIRSVIDSVQALGPDEYEIEFGMKFNAESGVVIAKTAVEGHFMVRVHWTRSAPDPTV
- a CDS encoding DUF7144 family membrane protein encodes the protein MAAPNRKATAMTAMPNKTPPGHREPGSAKIDGASQVAGALLMLSGPLSILVGASGIAEDNLFAASTRYAYRFDLTAWGVIHLVVGVALVVAGLAILANKSWGRGAGVAVAGISLITQFMFVPYYPAWAIPVMALDLVILFALTRFHVGTSGGR
- a CDS encoding tetratricopeptide repeat-containing serine protease family protein; this encodes MSIRRTERGDPVGAGLLVTPRHVLTCAHVVRPGRAPGVPEQPVFVRFQYASAHDPLPAAVVPGGWHPDSGDGTGDVAVLELGAPAPPEALPAPLRTTDPGTWDHRFRAYGYPEEHRRQGVPVRGEIIGHAGSEWLQVEAAPHSGWGLEKGFSGSPVWDVNSRGVIGMLVARDTVTSVDRRTAYAIKVETLVRYWPELGRHVKGATTTELRDRLESLLWVPLTGNGEIPRVGQVNPHDIGVARSKYSGSGDGDPRGSAPYVPRRAQDDRLDELLANRRFVLLAGRSKAGKSRTLYEALLRTMPGARLVVPRPDSSGRRILDDLSRLRLPTGSDPVVLWLDDLHRYLQPGGLDLQILDRLARREPGVTVVATIPAKQRAALTGMENDIGRIARTVLNKASTVELPSLLAAEDAATARETYPREDFTARGIGELMVAAPSLELRFTDGIDSCPAGWALARAASDWLRMGVAEPLPEAALRALFASYMAAHRPDLDADEAAYRTGLAWAREPVAGTIALLHRTGAPEGPAGYAGTPYLSEYLDTRDDDPSAAVPRFAWEYLAGRRTAAELLPTAYTALVRGESETAERMLLRVADGAADRDSAAWATLVLGEMYLYRADFAAAADRLERAAATTVDSVVPLAQVMLAEILMMTGDRVRPRELLESAVAARDPQLSQLAQVSLAALLFTEGRSERAEQLLESVVAAGDDEVAHKAQAQLVNALSGAGGDAAGVRTRQVQGPDRGKSRVGTGISRGGTAEPSEQPWILSRAMGESMAGQVTAVAQANLGGVLAGQGKLDRAEEVLRSVLAGGQSHAVPLAQVGLGELLMVRGRAEEAEQILRELIASGNPLLASYAKILLAVVLHPQGRIEQGMTLLREAAASGHPNHGPRATCGLGEWYAHQGDLPATEEWFERAIATGHPDWSAMARIEFAIVLATLGDDLDRPMELLTAVVDSAHPNLGPYAANVLGNVLALDDRVEEAERAYRVAIDSGHPNWSQVARVDFAVTLANRSGDAAAATELLNAVIGSAHPHQGPRAADLLGDLLALNGRVEEAERAYRIAIDSGHPQWSLIAGMDLAGMLADAGDYARAESLLRVVADSDDATAEVWARAVLGTVLIADGQRDEGIGELRTAAAADAGAASQFGRFQLAKCLIEDGEAERAEGLLRTVVGGEPSQVTEVARAYLAVRLLHRDADAAAELLVREEDADDEEALAFAYLRAAEYLLDTGEVQASGELLQAVLELAGPRTTPWAGALLGVVRRSVNDLESARRLLTDALAADDPSVAPLARRYLGSTLFRLGLLPEAEQTLLPLARSEDTEHRPQALLLLGRVLAADGRPEEAYPWLEQAIEHGDPDTEADAREVYAELLLSAGQQTRAREIYAPLLPADDAEGPERPEGPEGPHTTLPTPPPNDTPNPPHATLPLTPDPMPPPTPEPTATPSPTPTPHPLPPAVLTLLGDVAHAEGEEEEAAFWYAFARRAPGGNANR